From the genome of Miscanthus floridulus cultivar M001 chromosome 10, ASM1932011v1, whole genome shotgun sequence, one region includes:
- the LOC136490189 gene encoding uncharacterized protein isoform X2, translated as MGKELDCVTRGLGNKMRIHLTEGKRRPEATMQAAKLASEGGIALRDHIPIFPHWKEYKAKENEDQIDNYIGKLATKFDKDIKAKPVKDACVDMLKHGQRQRRYTLKKKYFDGVPANQVRTTSPVSCMSDDQWRALVEMWSSPKHKNV; from the exons ATGGGCAAAGAATTGGACTGTGTAACCAGAGGGTTAGGCAACAAGATGCGAATCCATTTAACTGAAGGGAAGAGAAGGCCAGAGGCAACTATGCAAGCAGCAAAGCTTGCATCCGAAGGTGGGATCGCACTTAGGGATCATATACCTATATTTCCACACTGGAAGGAGTACAAGGCTAAGGAGAACGAGGATCAAATTGATAACTATATTGGCAAATTAGCT ACCAAATTCGACAAGGACATCAAGGCTAAGCCAGTGAAAGATGCATGCGTTGATATGCTGAAGCATGGACAGCGGCAGAGAAGGTATACACTGAAGAAAAAGTACTTTGACGGGGTTCCGGCAAATCAAGTCAGGACTACGTCACCTGTGAGCTGTATGAGTGATGACCAATGGAGAGCATTGGTGGAGATGTGGTCATCCCCAAAGCACAAG AATGTGTGA
- the LOC136490189 gene encoding uncharacterized protein isoform X1, translating to MGKELDCVTRGLGNKMRIHLTEGKRRPEATMQAAKLASEGGIALRDHIPIFPHWKEYKAKENEDQIDNYIGKLATKFDKDIKAKPVKDACVDMLKHGQRQRRYTLKKKYFDGVPANQVRTTSPVSCMSDDQWRALVEMWSSPKHKEKCLKIPVPLCILKYISQY from the exons ATGGGCAAAGAATTGGACTGTGTAACCAGAGGGTTAGGCAACAAGATGCGAATCCATTTAACTGAAGGGAAGAGAAGGCCAGAGGCAACTATGCAAGCAGCAAAGCTTGCATCCGAAGGTGGGATCGCACTTAGGGATCATATACCTATATTTCCACACTGGAAGGAGTACAAGGCTAAGGAGAACGAGGATCAAATTGATAACTATATTGGCAAATTAGCT ACCAAATTCGACAAGGACATCAAGGCTAAGCCAGTGAAAGATGCATGCGTTGATATGCTGAAGCATGGACAGCGGCAGAGAAGGTATACACTGAAGAAAAAGTACTTTGACGGGGTTCCGGCAAATCAAGTCAGGACTACGTCACCTGTGAGCTGTATGAGTGATGACCAATGGAGAGCATTGGTGGAGATGTGGTCATCCCCAAAGCACAAG GAGAAGTGTTTGAAGATTCCTGTTCCTCTTTGCATCCTAAAATATATTAGCCAATACTGA